The genomic segment TCAAACTGCCTCGGTCTCCTCGAGCTTCTGATGGCTAACCTTGATAGGGCTGGCCAGCTTGGCCAGCAGGTTACGACTCTGCTCATCGGCCTTGCTGATCTGGACCTGAAGTGGATCTCCTAAGCGCAGCAACTCTTTGTCATCATGCAGCAGGCGACCACTGTCCCGGCAGAACTTGAGCTCTTTATGAGACTTACTGACCTGAGCTGCGGGGATGAAGGCAAAGGCACCGATCTCTTTGAGGATGACCCGGATCCCTGCGCGATTGATATCAAAGATCTCCGCTTCAAATGTATTTCCCTGCTCTATGTGTGGCTGCAGATAGCGGCAGTAGAGGCGATCATTGACCTCCCGTTCGGCCTGGCGTTGCACTCTGCGACGATCACTGATGTGATCCGCCAGCTCAGCGGAGATCTTTGCGGGGGTCTGTTGATTGACGATCGCTTTGAGCTGACGCTGATTCACCAGATCGCTGTATTTACGAATCGGTGAGGTCCAGGTGGCGTAGCTCTCAATACCCATCGCCTGATGCGCTGTTGAGCTAAGAGAAACCAGACTTGGTGCCTGATGGCGGCGCAGCCGAAGATCCAGATACTGATCAGGGTGCTGGCTCAGGTGACGGCGGACCCTGGCAAAGCTCTCGGGCTCTTCAAGCTGTCCGGGCTCCAGTGGTAGATCGGATTGCTGAAGTAGCGTAGTTAGCTGCTCAAAGTGATCGGGATTAAATCCGGCGTGACCATTGTAGAAAGCCTGGCAGTCGTGATTTTTCAGGAGATGCCCGGCCATGCTGTTCGCTGCAATCATGGCTTCTTCAACGATACGCTGTGCCGTGCGTCGGTACTTTGCGTGGATCGCAATTACTTCTGCCTGATCATCAAGTTCGAAGCTGTAATCGGGTCGGTCCGGGAAGACCACCTGATTCTCATGGCGCCATGCCAGCCGCTGCAGGGTGCAGCTATCGAGCATCAATAGCTGTTGGCAGATTGCATCATCTCCGGGGGAGGCTGCTGACTCAGGGTTTTCCAGCCAGTCAGAGACCTCATCATAATTAAGGCGGGCCTTTGATTCGATCCACCCCTCAAAGAAGCTTGGTTCAGTGGTAATCGAGCCTGAGGCATCAATAGTCATTTTGCAGCAAAATACTGCCCGACGCTCTCCCTGGTGCAAGGAGCAGTGATCGTCGCTGAGCTCTCTTGGCAACATGGGAACATTTTGCCCCGGAAGATAGAGAGTAAAGGCACGCTTGGCTGCCTCAATATCCAGGGGAGTAGCCGGCGCAATAAAGCTGCCTGGATCGGCGATGGCAACCGTTAGCTCCCAGCCGGTATCGGTCTTTTCGATATACAGGGCATCATCCATGTCCCGGGTTGTGGCGCCATCAATGGTGATAAAAGACAGATCACAGAGATCGATGCGCTGCTGATTTTCTGGCTGTGTGACAGCTTCAGTCAACTCCGGCGCTTTTTCATCCACCTGGTGGCGAGCCAGGGTGGTCTTCCAGGGCGCGAATGGGTCGCTGGCATCAGCAATCTTATGAGTGATCTGGGCAAAGAATCCCTTGTCCCGAAGAGGGTGGCGGGTCAGCTCAGCAACAACCCAGTCACCCTTGTTCAATGTCTCCTGAGCCAAAGCCTTGGCAGGGCGCGATTTAAAGCTCTGCTTAATTTGTGGCTGATCAGGCTGCACGTACAGCTGATCCTTGTTGAGATCCAGCTGTCCGATGAAACGGGTTAATCCCTGTTCGAGCAGAGTGTCAGGCTCAGCCTGCTCACGATCTTTATCGCTGCGGATCAGTGCGGTGATTCGATCACCATGCACGACCTTGCGCATCATGGGTGGGGCAATGAAGTAGCTTTGCTGTGAGTCGGTCTCAAGAAAACCGAAACCACGGTCTGTTGCCCGAACTACACCTTCAACCTGGGGAATGCTTTCGCGCATCTGCTGTTTTAACTGCTGGAGCAGCGGATTATCGTTAAACATTGCTTTGCCTTATTACTGAGTCGAGCTGACTATAAAAGGAACGGTGTAAGAAACCAAGAGTGAATGGTTAATTTATGCAGATTAAAAAGAAAGCGGGCTCTTAATGAGCCCGCTTTTAGGTTAGCTGCTTGGTTTCAGCTCATCCCGAGCATCGGTCACCATCGGAGGTATGCTTTCATCAAACTCCTTCAATGGTTTATGAGACGATGCCAGGTAGGTGTAGATCACCGGCAGAACGAACAGGGTAAACAGGGTCCCGATTCCAAGACCGGCGATGATGGTCAGGCCGATATCGAAACGGCTGACGGCACCCGCGCCACTGGCAAATAGCAGAGGTAACAGGCCGGCGATCATCGCCGCTGTAGTCATTAGTACCGGGCGCAATCTCAGCTGAGCGGCATAGCTCACAGCCTCGATCTTGCTCATTCCATGTTTCATCTGCTCCTCTTTGGCCACCTCACAGATCAGAATACCGTGTTTGGTAATCAGACCCACCAGGGTGACCAAGCCTATCTGGGTATAGATATTCATGGTGGCAAGCCCCCAGGCCAGGGCGATCAAGGCACCACTGATGGCCAATGGTACCGACACCAGGATTACCAGAGGATCGCGCAGGCTCTCAAATTGCGCGGCCAGCACCAGGAAGATGATGATGATGGCGAACACAAAGGTGAAGTAGAGCTTGTTGCCCTCCTGCAGATACTGACGCGACTCACCCAGGTAGTTGGACTGGTAGCCTTTCGGCAGGGTCGGCACTATCTCGTTGTTGAAATAGCTGACCGCTTCACCGATCGAAGTGCCCGGAGCCGGAACCACGGAGATGGTTGCCGAGTTCATCTGGTTAAACTGAGTCAGAACCCGTGGCTTGGAAACCATCTTGATGGTGACCAGGCTGCTCAGGGGATCTGAGTCCCATCTGCGGCCTGCACATAGTAATTTCTCAGTGAACTTGGGTTGAGGCGATCCTTACGCATCACCTGAGGGATCACATCATAGCTGCGACCATCCAGGTTAACCCGGTTGACGTTACCATCACTCATCATGGCAGCCAGGGTGGTACCGATCTGCTGCATGGTCACCCCATAAGCACCGGCCTTGTCCCGGTTGATGTTGACCTCCATGGTTCCGGAATCGTACTTGAGATCCATATCGGCGAACACAAATTGATGGTTGTCGGAGACCTTGGCCAGGACGTTTGCAGCCACTTCAAACAGAGGCTTGTAGTCGTTTGGCGTTGAGATCACAAACTGAACCGGCATCCCGCTGGATGCACCGGGCAGAGTCGGGAACTGGAAGGCAGTAGCCGAGATGCCGGGTATATCCTTGAGCTGTCCATTGGTGATCTTGACCATCTCTTTTTCGCTCTCTTTACGCTGACTCCAGGTTTTAAGAGCGATGACCCCAAGACCCTGGTTGGAGCTAGGCACACCAGACAGGGCGATCACGCTGGCGACGGCATCATGCTTCTTGGCATCATCCGCCACTCTTTCCATGTTGCCCTGGATATAATCCAGATTCGCCGAGTTGGGAGCGTTAGCCATTACCATGTAGGCACCCATATCTTCCGCAGGTGCCAGCTCTGATGGGATAAACTTGAACAGCACCGGCAGCGAGCAGAACACCAGTATGGCGAACACCACGATCACCGGACGATGTTTCATCACCTTTGCCAGAAACGCCGAATACTTATCGGTCAGTTTTTCCTGCAGACCATGGGAGATCCGCTCCAGTCGTCCCGGCTTTTCATTTTGATGGAACAGTTTGGAGCACATCATGGGTGACAGGGTCAGGGCGATGACCCCGGAGATCACAACCGAACCCGCCAGAGTCAGGGCAAACTCTTTAAACAGCGAACCTGTCAGGCCTCCCATCAGGGCAACCGGAGCATAAACCGCAGCCAGGGTGATGGTCATCGAGATGACCGGAACCGCGATCTCCCGGGTACCTATGATGGCGGCCCTAAACGGTGATTCTCCCGCCTTTATATGTCGGTCGATATTTTCAACTACAACGATGGCATCATCCACCACCAGACCGATGGCGAGTACCATGGCCAACAGTGTCATCAGGTTTATCGAGAAGCCGAAGGCCTGCATCAGCAGCACCACCCCGATGAGTGACAGGGGGATGGTGACAACCGGAACTAAAGAGGCCCGAGGCGATCCCATAAACAGCATGATCACCACCAGAACCACCAGGGCTGCTTCGAAGATGGTTTTCTCTACCTCGAAGATCGATTCGCGGATCTGCTCGGTTGAGTCATACATCACCCGCATTTTGATCGCATTTGGCAGGTTGCGCTCAATGGTGGGCAGCAAATCTTTCACCTGAGCTGTGATGTCCAGCGGGTTGGCGGTTGGTGTTGGATCGATCGCCAGGATGACCGCAGACTTACCATCGGCCTGGGCCCGGTAATCATCGGTACTCTTACTCATGGTCACCTTGGCGATATCCCGCAGGTGAACCACAGTGCCATCATGGGTTGCTATGATCAGGTTCTTCAGCTGATCGGCATTGGTTACCTGGGTTTTGGCATCACCGTTATACACGGTGAAATAGCCTGTGATATTACCCGTTGAACTCTGATAGTTATTAGACTTCAGGACATTCAGAACGTCGGTTGCCGACAGGTTGTAAGCAGCCATCCGCTGTGGATCCAGCCAGACCCGCAGGGCAAACTGGGTACCACCGAACAGGTTTACATTGGCAATCCCGTCGATTGCATAGAACTGGGGCTGAACCACCCGCTCCAGGTAGTCGGTGATCTCCGGAGAGCTCAGGGTATCACTGCTAAAGGCGATATACTCCAGCGAGGTGGTATCACCGGTCGACATGCTGACCGTTGGATCTTCGGCATCCTCGGGAAGCTTGTAACGAACCGAGTTCACCTTGGCCAATACATCGGCCAGAGCTGCTTCCGGGTTGGTGTTGAGCTTCATCTGCGCCGTGATGGTGGATACACCGGGAGCACTGGTCGAGGTCATGAAGTCGATGCCATCGGCTTGGGCGACCGCCTGGCCCAGGGGCTGAGTGATCGCCCCTGGATGTTTTCAGAGCTGGCACCCGGATAGCTGGTGGTGACCGTCACCACTGTACTGGTGATTTTTGGGTACTGGCGCACCTGCATCTTGGTGATCGCCTGCACCCCCAGCAGTAGGATCAGCGCACTGATCGCAACCGCCAGTATTGGGCGCTTGATAAAAATATCGGTAAAACGCATTAGCCTCTCCCGCCTTAAAGCATCGGAATTGAGTCAGGTTTTGCCAAAGTGTCGTCTTTGACGATGCGCACATGGCTACCATTACTCAGGCGAACCTGGCCCGAGGTGACCACCATGTCTCCAGCCTTGACGCCTGAGGCAATACGCGCGTCATTGCCCTTACGCTCGGCAACCTTCACCAGTACCTGATGTGCTTGCAGATAATCTTTACCATCCTTACCCTTGGCCTCTTTGAGTACGAACAGGGTTTGTCCATAGAGGTTAAAGCTGATCGCATTTTGTGGAACCAGGATCTGATCTTTGAGAACCGGAAGCTTTACCGCAACCTGGGCAAACATGCCAGAGACCAGTTTGCCATCGGTATTGGGGATCCCGGCCTGAACTGAGACCACACCACTCTGCTTATTCACCGCAGGCTCGATAGCACTGATGGTGCCGTTAAACGGGTGGTTCGGATAGGAATCGACTGTCACCTGCAGTGGCTGGTCAAGATGAATTTTGGAGATATCGGTTTGTGGCACACTGAAGTTAATGCGCATGATCTTGTTATCTTCCAGGCGGACGATATTGGTACCGGCACTCAGGTACTCACCCAGGAAGACGTTACGGATCCCGACCACTCCATCAAAGGGAGCGCGAATATTACGCTGAGCAACTTCGGCCTTGTATGATTCGATGGTTCCCAGCAAAGACTCGTAATCGGACTTCGCCTGATCCAGATCGTTTTGAGAGACGGAGCCCTTACGGTACAGGCGCTGCATCCGCTGATAGTTAGCCTTGGTTGCAGGAAGCTTGCCCTGGGCACTCTGCAGGTTACCCTCCTGAATCGAAGAGTCCAGCTTGATCAGTAGTTGACCTTTTTGAACCAGCTGGCCCGACTTAAACAGGATATGGGTTACCTTGCCTGCAACCTCGTTGCTGACATCCACCCCTGATTCGGTTGGATAAAACCGATCGCATCAATGGTAGGTTTCCAGTCACTCTCTTTCAAAGTAATGGCTGTCACTGGATCGGTTTGGACCGGCATGTTGGCCAGGTACTTGGCAATTTCGTGCTGCTTAAACAGGTTAAACCCGATCACGCTGCCAAAAAAGACAACGATAATAAGCAGCATGATAGCCATCCACTTTTTCATAATCCTAACTCCTGAGTTGTATGGGGGTGGCGATTACAAATGGTTTCCCAGGTGATCTCGATCACCTGTTGTTTTAATTCTTCGGTCAGCTCAAGCTCGTGCTGATGATGAAGTTTTACTGTATTGGCGGCTGAGCCAAGACTAAGCTCAACCAATAGCCGAATCGGTAGCGGCTTGAACACCTTCGACTCCACGCCATGCTCGTATAGTGCGACAATGGGAGCGAAGATCTCCTCCTGTATCTGTTGCTCTCTGGCATCATTAAAGTAGGGAGAATTCTCAAACTGGGCCCGATAAGCAAAGTGATCCGGATCCTGGAGCAGATGTTCACAACAGTTGAGCCATAACAGCTTATACTGCTCAAACATAGAGGCTTTCGGATCGTGATTGTGCAGCAGGTTTTCTGCTGCGTTATGCATAAGCTGAATATGCAGGGAACGAAGCAGGTCATCTTTATTGTCGAAATAACGATAGATGGTGCCGGCAGCTACTCCGGCTGCATTGGCGACCATTTTCATCGATAGTCCGGCGATTCCATGCTGGGCGATCAGTTTTTTTGTTGCATCAAAGATGGCTTGTTTTTTATCGGACATCTCAATGGTTACGATCGTGAATGAATGTTCATTCACTAAATTTTAGGAGGTATGACCTCCAAGTCAAGATTAAAGTGGTTAAATTTTGACGACACTTGCTGGATAGAGGCTGAATAGCAGGAAAAGAGCGAGTTCGTGGGGCATTTTTGGCCAGTTGGCCGTAAAATTATATTTTTTGAAAAAAAGTTCTGGACAGCCTTTGGTGAACTCTATACTATTCGCCTCGTCCTTAAGGAGGCGCCCGTAGCTCAGCTGGATAGAGCGTTGGCCTCCGGAGCCAAAGGTCACAGGTTCGAATCCTGTCGGGCGCGCCAGTGATTTATCTTCCTTGGACAGTTTGTAGTAATGGTGGCTATAGCTCAGTTGGTAGAGCCCCGGATTGTGATTCCGGTTGTCGTGGGTTCAAATCCCATTAGCCACCCCACCCTGCGAAGGTGGCGGAATTGGTAGACGCGCTAGCTTCAGGTGCTAGTGTTCGAAAGGACGTGAGGGTTCAAGTCCCTCTCTTCGCACCAAAATCGGTGAATAGCGCAGTTTGGTAGCGCATCTGGTTTGGGACCAGAGGGTCGGGGGTTCGAATCCCTCTTCACCGACCACATTTCAAGAACCGGCCTCTGGCCGGTTTTTTTGTATCTACAGCCTCACTTTTCCTGATAGCTCCTGCAGTCCATGCTCGCAAGCCCCTTCCCGCCTACACTTAAAGGTGACGGAGTATTCCCTGTGTTGCGGGAGACTAAAGATGCTCAGCCCAACCCCTGAATTTGTTCACAACAACAGCAGTGCCCTGCGCTGGCTGCTTTTGATCTGCCTGCCTCTGCTGGTTTTGTTGCTCAGCTCCTGTGATCAGAAGCGTGACAAGCCCGATGAGATTCATCTCATTCTCTCCACTCTGGATAACCCTTTTTTCCTGAGCATGCGTGATGGTGCGATAGAGGAGGCCAGGCGTCAGGGGATCATCCTGAAAGTCTATGGTTCAGCTAACTCTCTGGAAAAAGAGCGTCATCTGGTTTACAGCAGTGTCGATAACCTGGCGAGCGTGATCTTACTTAATCCAACGGATTCTGAAGGGTCATCAAAGTCTCTTGATATCGCAAACCGTGCCGATATTCCGGTGATCACCCTGGATCGCAGCGTGGGCTCCGGGAGAGTTAAATCTCACGTATCCTCGGATAATCTGGCTGGTGGAAGAATGGTCGGGGAGTATCTGAATGCCAGGCTTAAGGGACTGAGTAACAAAGTGGGGATGCTGATTGGGATCCCCGAAAGCTCTGCGGCTCAGCAGCGTGGTAAGGGGTTTGAGCTATTTATTAAGGCCAGTCCCCTGCAGTTGGTTGGCACCGCTGTGGGTGATTTCGACCGTCATAAAGGAGAGGTGAGCTGGCTGCGACCGTGGCCCAGCAGCCCGAGAAAATGGGGGAGATCGGAGTACAGCTGGCCGTCGATCTGCTTAAAGGTAAGCGGGTTAAGTCTTATGTGGCTTCGCCGCTGAGGCTGATCACCCCTAACGACGAGTGATCAGCGCTTCCATTCGGGAAGTTCATCATCCATCTCGATATCATGAAACAGTGAGAGCACCATCCACTCCTCCAGAGGGAAGTGCAGTTCTCCGTAATCTTCACCGTACTTGGACTTAAGCTGCCTATCCAGTTTTTCATCCAGATCAAACACCCCGATGCCACGCATACCCCAGTGTTCAAACAGGCGGGCATCAATGGTGTGAAAGGCGATGAGATGGATCTCGTCATGACGTGGGTCTTTAACAATTCTCATAAATAATCGGTTCACACTCTCAAAGTTCCCTTCTATCACCTGTAAAAAATGCTTCTCGGTCGCCAGAAGTGCTCCGGTAATTCCCTCCTGTTTGTTGCGCTCTTTGCTGGCGCGCATGATCTCCCGAACCAGCTCCCAGGTGATGGGGGCTACACTGCTGCTTTTATAGATGAGTCGGTACATTTTGCTCTCAACCTGAGCGGGTTATTCCCTGAGTATAGATGAACGTTGGCGTCGAAAACTGATGGGAAGAAAGATGAAAATATAAGCATAACATTCTGAAACGTGATCTTTGTCACCCCCTGGTATTGAAACTCAGCCCCGGTTAA from the Dongshaea marina genome contains:
- a CDS encoding exoribonuclease II, yielding MFNDNPLLQQLKQQMRESIPQVEGVVRATDRGFGFLETDSQQSYFIAPPMMRKVVHGDRITALIRSDKDREQAEPDTLLEQGLTRFIGQLDLNKDQLYVQPDQPQIKQSFKSRPAKALAQETLNKGDWVVAELTRHPLRDKGFFAQITHKIADASDPFAPWKTTLARHQVDEKAPELTEAVTQPENQQRIDLCDLSFITIDGATTRDMDDALYIEKTDTGWELTVAIADPGSFIAPATPLDIEAAKRAFTLYLPGQNVPMLPRELSDDHCSLHQGERRAVFCCKMTIDASGSITTEPSFFEGWIESKARLNYDEVSDWLENPESAASPGDDAICQQLLMLDSCTLQRLAWRHENQVVFPDRPDYSFELDDQAEVIAIHAKYRRTAQRIVEEAMIAANSMAGHLLKNHDCQAFYNGHAGFNPDHFEQLTTLLQQSDLPLEPGQLEEPESFARVRRHLSQHPDQYLDLRLRRHQAPSLVSLSSTAHQAMGIESYATWTSPIRKYSDLVNQRQLKAIVNQQTPAKISAELADHISDRRRVQRQAEREVNDRLYCRYLQPHIEQGNTFEAEIFDINRAGIRVILKEIGAFAFIPAAQVSKSHKELKFCRDSGRLLHDDKELLRLGDPLQVQISKADEQSRNLLAKLASPIKVSHQKLEETEAV
- a CDS encoding TetR/AcrR family transcriptional regulator, translating into MSDKKQAIFDATKKLIAQHGIAGLSMKMVANAAGVAAGTIYRYFDNKDDLLRSLHIQLMHNAAENLLHNHDPKASMFEQYKLLWLNCCEHLLQDPDHFAYRAQFENSPYFNDAREQQIQEEIFAPIVALYEHGVESKVFKPLPIRLLVELSLGSAANTVKLHHQHELELTEELKQQVIEITWETICNRHPHTTQELGL
- a CDS encoding substrate-binding domain-containing protein produces the protein MLSPTPEFVHNNSSALRWLLLICLPLLVLLLSSCDQKRDKPDEIHLILSTLDNPFFLSMRDGAIEEARRQGIILKVYGSANSLEKERHLVYSSVDNLASVILLNPTDSEGSSKSLDIANRADIPVITLDRSVGSGRVKSHVSSDNLAGGRMVGEYLNARLKGLSNKVGMLIGIPESSAAQQRGKGFELFIKASPLQLVGTAVGDFDRHKGEVSWLRPWPSSPRKWGRSEYSWPSICLKVSGLSLMWLRR
- a CDS encoding BLUF domain-containing protein, producing MYRLIYKSSSVAPITWELVREIMRASKERNKQEGITGALLATEKHFLQVIEGNFESVNRLFMRIVKDPRHDEIHLIAFHTIDARLFEHWGMRGIGVFDLDEKLDRQLKSKYGEDYGELHFPLEEWMVLSLFHDIEMDDELPEWKR